In the Thermoanaerobaculia bacterium genome, one interval contains:
- a CDS encoding PilN domain-containing protein: protein MIKINLLSEGRTAARAAQPAVATGKVNNLVFIGCLALAVLYFLGMWWHVATVKRDWDEKNRRAQAEVDRLKSIIDEVNGYEKKKSNLEAKINLINDLKRNQHGPVRLMDEVSKALPDLVWLNTMNLIGNAIQINGKAMTPNAVANFIENLKKSPYFAEPRFQSLNQEGPIYNFGLAVTFTYVSPTEPTAAPAGAPATTSPPAAAPPAKPAA from the coding sequence TTGATCAAGATCAATCTTCTCTCGGAAGGACGCACGGCGGCCCGGGCGGCGCAGCCCGCGGTCGCGACCGGGAAGGTCAACAACCTCGTCTTCATCGGCTGCCTCGCGCTGGCCGTCCTCTACTTCCTCGGCATGTGGTGGCACGTCGCGACCGTCAAGCGCGACTGGGACGAGAAGAACCGCCGGGCGCAGGCGGAGGTCGACCGGCTGAAGTCGATCATCGACGAGGTCAACGGCTACGAGAAGAAGAAGTCGAACCTCGAGGCGAAGATCAACCTGATCAACGACTTGAAGCGCAACCAGCACGGCCCGGTGCGGCTGATGGACGAGGTCTCCAAGGCGCTCCCCGATCTGGTCTGGCTGAACACCATGAACCTGATCGGGAACGCGATCCAGATCAACGGCAAGGCGATGACGCCCAACGCGGTCGCCAACTTCATCGAGAACCTGAAGAAGAGCCCTTACTTCGCCGAGCCCCGCTTCCAGTCGCTGAACCAGGAGGGGCCGATCTACAACTTCGGGCTCGCCGTGACGTTCACGTACGTGTCGCCGACGGAGCCGACGGCCGCTCCGGCCGGGGCGCCGGCGACGACGAGTCCTCCGGCCGCAGCGCCGCCGGCGAAGCCGGCCGCATGA
- the pilO gene encoding type 4a pilus biogenesis protein PilO, giving the protein MALDDLFKFEDKPMWQSAVTGLVIAGILVGVAEWQFFGPRRRDIDAAKAKYASLSAEIEKGRAAERKLAQFREEVKKLELELHKLLQVLPPERDTEDLIKKVEALIHQGDFSLLVFRTNEPIPKDFYKEYPFNVVLNGTYHNLALFFSRMANFSRIINVEDLRINGINNVAGKTLNATFVAKTFIYTGDENAPAAAAPGKPGAPARPGNVSRGAAAIKGKDLPPE; this is encoded by the coding sequence ATGGCGCTCGACGATCTCTTCAAGTTCGAGGATAAGCCGATGTGGCAGTCGGCGGTCACGGGCCTCGTGATCGCGGGCATCCTCGTCGGCGTCGCCGAGTGGCAGTTCTTCGGGCCGCGCCGCCGCGACATCGACGCGGCGAAGGCGAAGTACGCGTCGCTGTCGGCCGAAATCGAGAAGGGGCGCGCCGCGGAGCGCAAGCTCGCGCAGTTCCGGGAAGAGGTCAAGAAGCTCGAGCTCGAGCTCCACAAGCTGCTCCAGGTGCTTCCGCCCGAGCGCGACACCGAGGACCTGATCAAGAAGGTCGAGGCGCTGATCCATCAGGGCGACTTCAGTCTCCTCGTCTTCCGCACCAACGAGCCGATCCCGAAAGATTTCTACAAGGAATACCCGTTCAACGTGGTGCTCAACGGGACGTACCACAACCTCGCGCTGTTCTTCTCCCGGATGGCGAATTTCTCGCGCATCATCAACGTCGAGGATCTCCGGATCAACGGGATCAACAACGTCGCGGGCAAGACGCTCAACGCGACCTTCGTCGCGAAGACGTTCATCTACACCGGCGACGAGAACGCGCCCGCGGCCGCGGCGCCGGGCAAGCCCGGGGCGCCGGCGAGGCCGGGGAACGTCTCGCGCGGCGCCGCGGCGATCAAGGGAAAGGACCTGCCACCCGAATGA
- the pilQ gene encoding type IV pilus secretin PilQ, translated as MHPRRTWYAALALGWLAVACSSTHSGTAARDTSAPSPTPVAAAAPVSRPAATIDSAAFSQDADGARVVLTADSPLLYTSYEPRPDTLVIDLSGAHPSDAFVAPSVEGALVTGLKVEPIEELGHRQTRITIQHRAGAHFEIASQGRSLAVGFDAEKTADASAAAGAQETPAAPAPESPAAPAIVTAADLPAASPVPANVPRGEAARALERVDVSSVSAASAIVSLLGDGALSVQDFALENPPRIVLDVAGVRAQVPRRVIPGAGPVLRARISQYRTTPERIARVVIDLDRTRPYRTERDGERLLVRLGESVATAIPAPPTAPKAEPSRTMVAGAAPVRAEAPAPSVKAPSPVPPAATVAEAPVEPKPSIELPKRPVEKTAQARSARGSAEPSTETSEGHLASLATGPAVDSIPPSRRAHGVLEARKMPKPRPVETRAAAAEPAAKAPAAKSEDPLFESAEVMLNDQEKPVDKQELANTYKSRTVGGGETQYTGEPISLDLKDADIKDVFRTISELTGLNIVIDPDVRGTVTVRLENVPWDQALELILKQNGLGYIIENNVMRIATTGKLQNEETQRAALDLARQSSLPTKTVIKRLSYANVSQAAATLKRVMSPRGDVIVDERTNTLIIREIQDYMPTVLQLLENLDRPTEQVIIESRIVETTKTFGHTLGVNWGFSGVADAAHGNTTNLIFPNNGNLAGTVFTRPNGSAQPSTTGLALRLGNVLDTFNLDIALNAAENQGLVKIISSPRVAAMTNESASIQTGLQIPVQTTVNNTTSVLYVDATLQLQVTPQITAEGTILMQVNIQKREPAPGVQIQGGGNVPLSIRQARTKIIVKDGGTAVIGGIFQMNDNDSYNYVPGLGKIPIIGNLFRTKQKLENHDELLIFITPRIIH; from the coding sequence ATGCATCCACGAAGAACCTGGTACGCGGCGCTCGCCCTGGGGTGGCTCGCCGTCGCGTGTTCCTCGACCCATTCCGGAACCGCGGCCCGCGACACTTCCGCTCCCTCCCCGACGCCGGTGGCCGCCGCCGCCCCCGTCTCGCGACCGGCCGCGACGATCGACTCGGCCGCCTTCTCGCAGGACGCCGACGGCGCGCGCGTCGTCCTCACCGCGGATTCGCCGCTCCTCTACACGTCGTACGAGCCGCGCCCCGACACGCTCGTGATCGACCTCTCGGGCGCCCACCCGTCGGACGCGTTCGTCGCTCCTTCGGTGGAAGGCGCGCTCGTCACGGGACTCAAGGTCGAGCCGATCGAGGAGCTCGGCCATCGCCAGACCCGGATCACGATCCAGCACCGCGCCGGCGCGCATTTCGAGATCGCGTCGCAGGGCCGCTCTCTCGCCGTCGGTTTCGACGCGGAGAAGACGGCGGACGCGTCGGCGGCCGCCGGCGCTCAGGAAACTCCGGCCGCGCCCGCTCCGGAGAGCCCGGCGGCTCCGGCGATCGTGACTGCCGCGGACCTCCCGGCGGCGTCGCCCGTACCCGCCAACGTGCCCCGGGGCGAGGCGGCGCGCGCTCTCGAGCGCGTCGACGTGTCTTCCGTATCCGCCGCCTCGGCGATCGTCTCTCTCCTGGGCGACGGCGCCCTCTCGGTCCAGGATTTCGCGCTCGAGAATCCGCCGCGCATCGTCCTCGACGTCGCGGGCGTGCGGGCTCAGGTTCCGCGGCGGGTGATCCCCGGCGCCGGGCCGGTCCTCCGCGCGCGGATCTCGCAGTACCGCACGACGCCCGAGAGGATCGCCCGCGTCGTGATCGATCTCGACCGGACCCGGCCTTACCGGACCGAGCGGGACGGCGAGCGCCTCCTCGTGCGCCTGGGCGAGAGTGTCGCAACGGCGATCCCGGCTCCGCCGACCGCCCCGAAGGCCGAGCCCTCGCGCACGATGGTGGCCGGCGCGGCGCCGGTTCGCGCCGAAGCTCCCGCTCCCTCGGTGAAGGCGCCGTCCCCGGTGCCGCCGGCCGCGACCGTCGCGGAGGCGCCCGTCGAGCCGAAGCCCTCGATCGAGCTCCCCAAGCGGCCGGTCGAGAAGACCGCGCAGGCACGATCGGCCCGCGGCTCCGCCGAGCCGTCCACCGAGACGTCCGAGGGACACCTGGCGAGCCTCGCGACGGGGCCCGCCGTCGACTCCATTCCTCCGTCCCGGCGCGCCCACGGGGTCCTCGAGGCCAGGAAGATGCCGAAGCCGAGACCGGTCGAGACGCGAGCGGCCGCGGCCGAACCCGCCGCGAAGGCGCCCGCCGCGAAGTCGGAAGACCCGCTGTTCGAGTCGGCCGAAGTGATGTTGAACGACCAGGAAAAGCCGGTCGACAAGCAGGAGCTCGCCAATACCTACAAATCGCGGACCGTCGGCGGCGGCGAGACCCAGTACACGGGAGAGCCGATCTCGCTCGATCTCAAGGACGCCGACATCAAGGACGTCTTCCGCACGATCTCCGAGCTGACCGGCCTGAACATCGTCATCGACCCCGACGTGCGCGGGACCGTCACCGTTCGGCTCGAGAACGTTCCGTGGGACCAGGCCCTCGAGCTGATCCTGAAGCAGAACGGCCTGGGCTACATCATCGAGAACAACGTCATGCGGATCGCGACGACGGGCAAGCTCCAGAACGAGGAGACGCAGCGCGCCGCGCTCGATCTCGCCCGCCAGTCGTCCCTCCCGACGAAGACCGTCATCAAGCGGCTCTCCTACGCCAACGTCTCGCAGGCCGCCGCGACGCTCAAGCGCGTCATGTCTCCCCGCGGCGACGTGATCGTGGACGAGCGCACGAACACCCTCATCATCCGCGAGATCCAGGACTACATGCCGACCGTCCTCCAGCTCCTCGAGAACCTCGACCGGCCGACCGAGCAGGTGATCATCGAGTCGCGCATCGTCGAGACGACGAAGACCTTCGGCCATACGCTCGGCGTCAACTGGGGCTTCTCGGGCGTCGCCGACGCCGCCCACGGCAACACGACGAACCTCATCTTCCCGAACAACGGGAACCTGGCGGGCACGGTCTTCACGCGTCCGAACGGATCCGCCCAGCCGTCGACCACCGGTCTCGCCCTCCGGCTCGGCAACGTCCTCGACACCTTCAACCTCGACATCGCCTTGAACGCCGCGGAAAACCAGGGCCTCGTCAAGATCATCTCCTCGCCCCGCGTCGCCGCGATGACCAACGAGTCCGCCTCGATCCAGACGGGCCTCCAGATCCCGGTGCAGACGACGGTGAACAACACCACGTCGGTCCTGTACGTCGACGCGACGCTCCAGCTGCAGGTCACGCCCCAGATCACGGCCGAAGGGACGATCCTGATGCAGGTCAACATCCAGAAGCGCGAGCCCGCGCCGGGCGTTCAGATCCAGGGCGGAGGAAACGTGCCCCTGTCGATCCGCCAGGCGCGCACGAAGATCATCGTCAAGGACGGCGGAACGGCCGTGATCGGCGGCATCTTCCAGATGAACGACAACGACAGCTACAACTACGTGCCGGGTCTCGGGAAGATCCCGATCATCGGCAATCTCTTCCGAACGAAGCAGAAGCTCGAGAACCACGACGAGCTGCTGATCTTCATCACGCCGCGGATCATTCACTGA
- a CDS encoding IPT/TIG domain-containing protein, which produces MRNANIPTTKEAPMRLTLNRIVALAAIAAAGLMAGCSADSPGPTGVKPGTGSNGLSVTFDTIRSVSAGNCTLVTARATQNGTVVPNGTSILLSTNFGTFGQNGLQTISLLSEDGAVTTTLCSNSVGTATVHGTVTIGTQTSPPASASAAFTTNGGATTFISSCANPHSGPVTGGTQIQITGGGFGADGATVPVLFVSGAVVHQATGTVSGGGTVITVTTPAFPELAALPATPVELDVVVNGVALRSPDCFTFTNPTTTAPVVTAILPSSGSKLGGTQVTILGNNFGTQVQVFFVVGTNRIQAQIVSAAPSQIIAITPPASAFGGSVQSFPADAQVVVKNIDCVTSGGGACESDGTLHYTYTVGIVIFGFTPDHGDASTTVTITGQGFVAPLFVTFGGKQGTVLSVTGTQILAKPPAGCPSSGGTIQVTLLSDGETASSPGTFTVNVPTITSGPTPASGPGGSATAVTVIGTNLFPSGSPGQLAIGASGGSVSGVSATEVNGQQTISFSVTPGICSATVALTFVNGATGCSTAATFTNSTFNDAGPAANAAAGAAPTCTGSNHQYTASFTAGLSATGTGNITYSWTFANSDGSAASPPSATGAGSTGSVTFTCPDASPCSGTATLTVTDACGRTATTSLSADSPGCP; this is translated from the coding sequence ATGCGCAACGCGAACATCCCGACCACCAAGGAGGCCCCGATGCGCCTGACGTTGAACCGAATCGTGGCTCTGGCGGCGATCGCCGCGGCGGGGCTCATGGCCGGCTGCTCCGCCGACAGCCCGGGGCCGACGGGAGTCAAACCGGGCACCGGCTCGAACGGCCTCTCCGTGACTTTCGACACGATCCGATCCGTCAGCGCCGGCAACTGCACGCTGGTAACGGCGCGCGCCACTCAGAACGGAACGGTCGTGCCCAACGGCACGTCGATCCTTCTGTCGACGAACTTCGGGACCTTCGGCCAGAACGGCCTCCAGACGATCTCGCTCCTCTCCGAGGACGGCGCCGTGACGACGACGCTCTGCAGCAACTCGGTCGGGACCGCGACCGTCCACGGAACGGTGACCATCGGCACGCAGACGTCGCCACCCGCGAGCGCGTCCGCGGCCTTCACGACCAACGGCGGGGCGACGACGTTCATTTCGAGCTGCGCGAACCCGCACAGCGGGCCGGTCACGGGCGGAACCCAAATTCAGATCACGGGCGGGGGTTTCGGGGCCGACGGGGCCACGGTACCGGTTCTCTTCGTTTCCGGCGCCGTCGTGCATCAGGCGACCGGCACGGTCAGCGGCGGAGGCACCGTGATCACCGTGACGACACCCGCCTTCCCCGAGCTTGCCGCGCTGCCCGCGACGCCCGTGGAGCTGGACGTCGTCGTCAACGGGGTGGCGCTCAGGTCTCCCGACTGCTTTACGTTCACGAACCCCACGACGACGGCGCCGGTCGTTACCGCCATCCTTCCGTCTTCGGGCTCCAAGCTGGGAGGCACGCAGGTGACGATCCTGGGGAACAACTTCGGCACGCAGGTCCAGGTCTTCTTCGTCGTGGGCACCAACAGAATTCAGGCGCAGATCGTGTCGGCCGCTCCGTCGCAGATCATCGCGATCACACCGCCGGCGTCGGCGTTCGGCGGAAGCGTCCAGAGCTTCCCGGCGGATGCCCAGGTCGTCGTGAAGAACATCGACTGCGTGACCAGCGGCGGCGGAGCCTGCGAAAGCGACGGGACGCTTCACTACACCTACACGGTCGGGATCGTCATCTTCGGGTTCACACCGGATCACGGCGATGCGTCGACGACGGTTACGATCACCGGCCAGGGCTTCGTCGCGCCGCTCTTCGTGACGTTCGGCGGGAAACAGGGGACGGTCCTGTCGGTGACGGGCACGCAGATCCTGGCCAAGCCGCCGGCCGGCTGCCCGAGCAGTGGAGGGACGATCCAGGTGACGCTCCTCTCCGACGGCGAGACCGCGAGCTCGCCGGGGACGTTCACCGTGAACGTTCCGACGATCACGAGCGGCCCGACGCCGGCCTCCGGGCCGGGTGGTTCGGCGACCGCCGTCACCGTGATCGGCACGAATCTCTTCCCGTCGGGCTCTCCCGGCCAGCTGGCGATCGGCGCCTCGGGGGGAAGCGTGTCCGGCGTCAGCGCGACCGAGGTCAACGGCCAGCAGACGATCAGCTTCTCGGTGACGCCGGGCATCTGCTCGGCGACGGTCGCCTTGACCTTCGTCAACGGCGCGACGGGCTGCTCGACCGCGGCGACGTTCACCAACTCGACCTTCAACGACGCCGGACCCGCCGCGAACGCCGCGGCCGGAGCGGCTCCGACGTGCACGGGAAGCAATCACCAGTACACCGCGAGCTTCACGGCGGGGCTCTCGGCGACGGGAACCGGCAACATCACCTACAGCTGGACGTTCGCGAATTCCGACGGATCGGCGGCGAGCCCGCCGTCCGCGACGGGAGCCGGCAGCACGGGGTCCGTCACCTTCACCTGCCCCGACGCCAGTCCCTGCTCCGGCACGGCGACCCTGACGGTCACCGACGCCTGCGGCAGGACGGCGACCACGTCGCTCAGCGCGGACTCCCCCGGCTGTCCATAG
- a CDS encoding type II toxin-antitoxin system HicB family antitoxin, giving the protein MKFRVIVDADEAGVFVAECPTLPGCISQGRTREEALSNIRDAIEGYLASLAKHGEPVPLPITEEVIEIPG; this is encoded by the coding sequence ATGAAGTTTCGGGTCATTGTCGATGCGGACGAAGCCGGCGTGTTCGTGGCCGAATGCCCGACATTGCCGGGTTGCATTTCGCAGGGGCGCACCCGAGAGGAAGCACTCAGCAATATTCGCGATGCGATCGAAGGCTATCTCGCGAGCCTCGCAAAGCATGGTGAGCCGGTACCTCTGCCAATCACCGAGGAAGTGATCGAAATCCCTGGATGA